A single genomic interval of Oryza sativa Japonica Group chromosome 7, ASM3414082v1 harbors:
- the LOC4342345 gene encoding leucine-rich repeat receptor-like serine/threonine-protein kinase BAM1, producing MRLHYHHLAVVLLAAVAAAATAAAGGEADALLAVKAALDDPTGALASWTTNTTSSPCAWSGVACNARGAVVGLDVSGRNLTGGLPGAALSGLQHLARLDLAANALSGPIPAALSRLAPFLTHLNLSNNGLNGTFPPQLSRLRALRVLDLYNNNLTGALPLEVVSMAQLRHLHLGGNFFSGGIPPEYGRWGRLQYLAVSGNELSGKIPPELGNLTSLRELYIGYFNSYSGGIPPELGNMTDLVRLDAANCGLSGEIPPELGNLANLDTLFLQVNGLAGGIPRELGKLASLSSLDLSNNALAGEIPATFADLKNLTLLNLFRNKLRGDIPEFVGDLPSLEVLQLWENNFTGGIPRRLGRNGRFQLLDLSSNRLTGTLPPDLCAGGKLETLIALGNSLFGAIPASLGKCTSLTRVRLGDNYLNGSIPEGLFELPNLTQVELQDNLISGGFPAVSGTGAPNLGQISLSNNQLTGALPAFIGSFSGVQKLLLDQNAFTGEIPPEIGRLQQLSKADLSGNSFDGGVPPEIGKCRLLTYLDLSRNNLSGEIPPAISGMRILNYLNLSRNQLDGEIPATIAAMQSLTAVDFSYNNLSGLVPATGQFSYFNATSFVGNPGLCGPYLGPCHPGAPGTDHGGRSHGGLSNSFKLLIVLGLLALSIAFAAMAILKARSLKKASEARAWKLTAFQRLEFTCDDVLDSLKEENIIGKGGAGTVYKGTMPDGEHVAVKRLPAMSRGSSHDHGFSAEIQTLGRIRHRYIVRLLGFCSNNETNLLVYEYMPNGSLGELLHGKKGGHLHWDTRYKVAVEAAKGLCYLHHDCSPPILHRDVKSNNILLDSDFEAHVADFGLAKFLQDSGTSECMSAIAGSYGYIAPEYAYTLKVDEKSDVYSFGVVLLELITGKKPVGEFGDGVDIVQWVKTMTDSNKEHVIKILDPRLSTVPVHEVMHVFYVALLCVEEQSVQRPTMREVVQILSELPKPTSKQGEEPPSGEGAVFDLVVPAESAEANEAKEQQQQQLNSPSSPPPDLISI from the exons aTGCGCCTCCACTaccaccacctcgccgtcgtcctcctcgccgccgtggcggcggcggcgacggcggcggccggtggcgaaGCCGACGCGCTCCTCGCGGTGAAGGCGGCGCTCGACGACCCGACGGGCGCGCTCGCGTCGTGGACGACGAACACCACCTCGAGCCCGTGCGCGTGGTCGGGCGTGGCGTGCAACGCGCGGGGTGCGGTGGTGGGGCTCGACGTGTCCGGGCGCAACCTCACCGGCGGCTTGCCCGGCGCCGCGCTGTCGGGGCTGCAGCACCTGGcgcgcctcgacctcgccgCGAACGCGCTGTCGGGGCCCATTCCGGCGGCGCTGTCCCGCCTCGCGCCGTTCCTCACCCACCTCAACCTCTCCAACAACGGCCTCAATGGCACCTTCCCGCCGCAGCTGTCGCGGCTCCGCGCGCTCCGGGTGCTCGACCTCTACAACAACAACCTCACCGGCGCGCTCCCGCTCGAGGTGGTGTCCATGGCGCagctccgccacctccacctcggCGGCAACTTTTTCTCCGGCGGGATCCCGCCCGAGTACGGCCGGTGGGGGAGGCTCCAGTACCTCGCCGTCTCCGGCAACGAGCTCTCCGGGAAGATACCACCGGAGCTAGGCAACCTGACGAGCCTCAGGGAGCTCTACATCGGCTACTTCAACAGCTACTCCGGTGGGATACCACCCGAGCTCGGCAACATGACCGACCTCGTCCGCCTCGACGCCGCCAACTGCGGCCTCTCCGGCGAGATCCCACCGGAGTTGGGCAACCTCGCGAACCTGGACACGCTGTTCCTGCAGGTGaacggcctcgccggcggcatcCCGCGCGAGCTCGGCAAGCTCGCGAGCCTCAGCTCGCTCGACCTGTCCAACAacgcgctcgccggcgagatCCCGGCGACGTTCGCCGACCTCAAGAACCTCACCCTGCTCAACCTGTTCCGGAACAAGCTGCGAGGCGACATCCcggagttcgtcggcgacctgCCCAGCCTCGAGGTGCTGCAGCTATGGGAGAACAACTTCACCGGCGGGATCCCTCGCCGGCTGGGCCGCAACGGGAGGTTCCAGCTGCTCGACCTCTCGTCGAACCGCCTCACCGGCACGCTGCCGCCGGACCTCTGCGCCGGCGGCAAGCTGGAGACGCTCATCGCGCTCGGCAACTCGCTCTTCGGCGCCATCCCCGCCTCCCTCGGCAAGTGCACGTCGCTCACCCGCGTCCGCCTCGGCGACAACTACCTCAATGGCTCCATCCCCGAGGGTCTCTTCGAGCTCCCGAACCTGACTCAGGTGGAGCTCCAGGATAATCTCATCTCCGGCGGCTTCCCGGCGGTGTCCGGCACCGGCGCGCCGAATCTTGGCCAGATTAGCCTCTCCAACAACCAGCTCACCGGAGCATTGCCGGCGTTCATCGGGAGCTTCTCCGGTGTTCAGAAATTGCTCCTTGATCAGAACGCGTTCACCGGCGAAATCCCGCCGGAGATTGGCCGGCTGCAGCAGCTGTCCAAGGCTGACCTCAGTGGCAATTCGTTCGACGGCGGCGTGCCGCCGGAGATTGGGAAATGCCGGCTGCTCACCTACCTTGACCTCAGTAGGAACAACCTCTCCGGTGAGATACCGCCGGCCATCTCTGGGATGCGGATACTGAACTATCTGAACCTGTCAAGGAACCAGCTCGACGGCGAGATTCCGGCCACCATTGCCGCAATGCAAAGCCTCACCGCCGTGGATTTCTCGTACAACAACCTGTCCGGGCTCGTGCCGGCCACAGGGCAATTCAGCTACTTCAATGCCACATCCTTCGTCGGCAACCCGGGATTGTGCGGGCCGTACCTCGGGCCATGCCATCCCGGTGCTCCCGGCACTGACCATGGCGGCCGCAGCCATGGTGGACTCTCCAATAGCTTCAAGCTGCTGATTGTGCTAGGATTGCTTGCCCTTTCAATTGCATTTGCTGCCATGGCGATCTTGAAGGCCCGATCACTGAAGAAGGCGAGTGAGGCGCGTGCTTGGAAGCTCACCGCATTCCAGCGCCTCGAATTCACCTGCGACGATGTGCTTGATAGTCTCAAGGAGGAGAACATCATTGGCAAAGGTGGAGCTGGGACTGTGTACAAGGGGACAATGCCGGATGGTGAACATGTCGCGGTGAAGCGGCTTCCCGCCATGAGCCGTGGTTCCTCCCATGATCACGGGTTCTCCGCAGAGATTCAGACGCTCGGGAGGATCCGGCACCGCTACATTGTGAGGTTGCTCGGCTTCTGCTCGAACAATGAGACGAACCTACTCGTTTACGAGTATATGCCCAATGGCAGCCTTGGGGAGCTACTCCATGGCAAGAAGGGTGGCCACCTGCATTGGGACACAAGGTACAAGGTTGCTGTTGAGGCTGCCAAGGGGCTCTGCTACCTGCACCATGATTGCTCACCGCCGATATTGCACCGCGATGTCAAGTCGAACAACATTCTCCTTGACTCCGATTTCGAAGCGCATGTTGCTGACTTCGGGCTTGCCAAGTTCTTGCAGGACTCTGGCACATCAGAGTGCATGTCTGCAATTGCTGGCTCTTATGGTTATATTGCTCCAG AGTATGCATATACGCTCAAGGTCGATGAGAAGAGCGATGTCTACAGCTTCGGTGTTGTGCTCCTTGAGCTGATCACCGGAAAGAAGCCGGTAGGGGAGTTTGGGGATGGCGTCGACATCGTTCAGTGGGTCAAGACGATGACGGACTCGAACAAGGAACATGTGATCAAGATCTTGGACCCTAGGCTCTCAACTGTGCCGGTCCACGAGGTCATGCACGTCTTCTACGTCGCATTGCTTTGCGTCGAGGAGCAGAGCGTGCAGCGACCGACAATGAGGGAGGTGGTGCAGATCCTCAGTGAGCTTCCCAAGCCGACATCGAAGCAAGGAGAGGAGCCTCCTAGTGGTGAAGGTGCTGTGTTTGATCTTGTAGTGCCAGCTGAATCTGCAGAGGCCAATGAAGCcaaagagcagcagcagcagcagctaaacTCACCATCTTCACCGCCACCTGATCTCATCAGCATATGA